One Triticum dicoccoides isolate Atlit2015 ecotype Zavitan chromosome 4B, WEW_v2.0, whole genome shotgun sequence genomic window carries:
- the LOC119291076 gene encoding protein NRT1/ PTR FAMILY 8.3-like encodes MGSSVGGEEEERILLARATPPENFDEHTGDGSVDFRGHPILKHNTGNWRACSLILGTEVCECLAYYGISKSLVTYLSTRLHEGNVSAARNFTTWQGTCYLTPLIGATLADSYWGKYRTIAVFSTIYFLGMSALTLSALIPYLQSPQCIGSFCPQPALHQYLIYFVGLYMIALGAGGIKPCVSSFGADQFDDTDPVERTKKGAFFNWFYFSINIGSLISGTVLIWVQEKYGYGIGFAIPTFFIALAIGSFFLGSEVYRFQIPGGSPLTRACQVVVAAIYKRNVDLPVDSSLLYECRGKRSAIEGSRKLEHSSEFSFLDKSAVVLRSECGGFHNPWRLCTVTQIEELKILMRMFPIWATGIVFFTVCAQNSSMFIEQGMALNNQVGSFKIPPATLSSLDVISIVVWVPIYERFIVPIARRLTGKERGFSELQRMGIGLFVSTIAMAVAALVEVKRLESARSEGLVHQKVPVSMSILWQAPRYLLIGVGEVFTSIGQAEFFYNQSPDSMRSLCSAFALVTVSLGSYLSSFILTLVSYLTTRGEQMGWIPDNLNEGHLDRFFWLIAGLSSLNFLAFVYFAQQYKCKKASVL; translated from the exons ATGGGTTCGTCGGTGGGAGGAGAAGAGGAGGAACGGATCCTGCTAGCGCGCGCGACGCCGCCGGAG AACTTTGATGAACACACAGGCGATGGCTCAGTTGATTTCAGAGGTCACCCTATTTTAAAGCACAATACAGGAAACTGGAGAGCATGCTCATTGATTCTTG GGACTGAAGTGTGCGAATGCTTAGCCTACTATGGGATCTCCAAAAGTTTGGTCACTTACCTTTCAACAAGACTGCATGAAGGCAATGTGTCTGCAGCCAGAAACTTCACGACCTGGCAAGGAACTTGTTATCTCACACCACTTATTGGAGCAACCTTAGCAGATTCTTACTGGGGAAAGTATCGGACTATTGCTGTTTTCTCAACTATTTACTTCCTT GGGATGTCAGCATTGACACTTTCAGCATTGATTCCTTATCTCCAGTCCCCTCAATGTATTGGGTCTTTTTGTCCACAACCAGCCTTACACCAGTATTTGATATATTTTGTTGGACTATACATGATTGCTTTAGGGGCTGGAGGTATCAAGCCATGTGTTTCGTCCTTCGGTGCAGACCAATTCGATGATACCGATCCAGTTGAGCGAACAAAGAAAGGCGCTTTCTTCAATTGGTTTTATTTCTCCATAAATATTGGTTCATTGATCTCTGGCACTGTTCTTATTTGGGTACAAGAAAAATATGGATATGGCATTGGATTTGCAATCCCTACCTTTTTCATTGCCTTAGCTATCGGAAGCTTTTTTCTAGGCTCAGAGGTATACAGATTTCAGATACCTGGAGGAAGCCCGCTTACAAGAGCATGCCAGGTAGTTGTTGCAGCCATTTACAAGCGAAATGTGGACTTGCCAGTTGATAGTTCTCTTCTCTATGAGTGTCGTGGCAAGAGATCAGCTATTGAGGGGAGCCGTAAGCTGGAGCACAGCAGTGAATTCAG TTTTCTTGACAAATCAGCAGTCGTTTTGCGGAGTGAATGCGGCGGTTTTCACAATCCTTGGAGGCTTTGCACTGTCACACAGATTGAAGAGCTCAAAATATTAATGAGGATGTTTCCAATCTGGGCAACGGGCATTGTGTTCTTCACTGTCTGCGCTCAGAATTCATCAATGTTCATAGAGCAAGGAATGGCACTCAACAACCAAGTGGGATCATTTAAGATCCCACCGGCCACCCTGTCGTCCTTGGACGTAATCAGCATCGTTGTTTGGGTCCCTATTTACGAGAGATTCATCGTGCCGATAGCAAGGAGATTGACTGGTAAGGAGAGGGGCTTCTCGGAGCTTCAGCGTATGGGGATCGGTCTTTTCGTGTCCACCATTGCAATGGCGGTCGCAGCATTGGTTGAGGTCAAGCGCCTGGAGAGCGCAAGATCCGAGGGCCTGGTCCATCAGAAGGTGCCTGTTTCCATGAGCATTCTCTGGCAAGCGCCTCGGTACCTGTTGATCGGTGTCGGTGAGGTGTTCACGTCCATCGGGCAGGCTGAGTTCTTCTACAACCAGTCTCCGGATTCCATGAGAAGCCTGTGCTCGGCTTTCGCCCTTGTCACCGTGTCGCTTGGAAGCTATCTTAGCTCGTTCATACTGACCCTGGTGTCGTATCTTACGACGCGGGGGGAGCAGATGGGGTGGATTCCTGACAACCTGAATGAAGGCCACCTTGACCGCTTCTTCTGGCTCATTGCTGGCCTCAGCTCTCTGAATTTTCTTGCTTTCGTTTACTTTGCGCAGCAGTACAAGTGCAAGAAAGCTTCTGTACTTTGA